The nucleotide window TATTTTGGGACTTTGTGGAGAGCTTTGGAATTTAAACCCAACTAGTGGTGGCAAGTCATTAGCAAACCACACAAAAGCAAGTGGCATAGGGCTTAAATTTAAAGCCACAAAGCCAAAGCGGCGTGATAAGATACGAGCTAGCCACGTCGATTTAGACGCAAAAATGTAGGAGTTTTATCAAAATGAGCCAAATTTAAGCGTCCCCCATAGGCGTAGCGCCAAACATTTTAGCATACTCCCTGCTAAAGTGCGACGGGCTATTATACCCCACCATAAACGCCACGTCGCTTGCCCTTAGGCGTTGCGATTTTAGCAGCTCTTTGGCGTTTAAAAGCCTGGTGCGTTTTAAAAACTCAGCAGGCGTAAGCGTGGTGATACGCTTAAAGTGTGAGTTAAAGCTTGACTGGCTCATATCAAGCTCCCTTGAAAGCCTAGCTAGGTCGATTTTGTTGGCGTACTCGCTGCTTATTATCTTGCTAGCCCTTGCGATTTTTGCCTCCACGCCGCCCATTGCAAAAACGCTCTTTAAAAGCGAGCTAGCCTGGCTATTTAGCAGGATAAAAATAATCTCATCAAGCACAAGCTGAGCTAGAAAATCCCTAGCCGCGGCGTCCTTTTTAAGCGAGCCAACAAGCCTAGATACCGCGCTAATAAGCTCGTCTGTAAGCTCGGTTTTAACGACGGCATTTTGGCTTTGGCTAGCTGGCAAGTCTAGCTTTACCCTAGTTAGCACGCTGGCTATGGCTTGGGGGCTGGGGGTGATTTTTAGCGCTAGATATGGGGCGTTTATGCGCACGAGCGAGGGCAGGTGCGTAGCGACAAAAAGCACATCGCCGCAAGCGTAGCTAACCGCCTGCGAAGCACCCATCTGCACGGACTTGCTCCCACTTAGTATCACACAAAGCGACGGCTCATACACTCCGCTAAAAGCGGTGTCGGCGTCAAATTTATACACGCTAAGCCACTTTATTGGCGTTTGTATTAGCCCATTGCCACTAAAAGCGGCTTCAAGCTGGCTTTTAGCGCTGCGTAAAATCTCACTCATTAAGCCCACTTACCGCCATCGCCGCGCGAAACTCCCTGACTTCATACTCAGCTAGCTCTGGATAATAAACATCACCTGCGATAATCTCATCAAGTGCTGCCCTGCTTGGGGCTTTGGCGATTATCACGCCTGCGTTTTGCTCGTCTAGGTAAGGCCCTAAAAGCAGAAAATCCCCAGCCTGAAAATGGCTAGTAAACCACTGCCTATGAGCCGCCAAAAGCTCCGCCGCCCTTTGTTCGTCTAAAAGCTCAGCTTTGATTTTAATGCTAATGATATACACGCCTAGCCCCTTAAGCTTTCAATGAGCGCTATAAGCTCGGCAGCGTAGGCTTTGGCCATTTGGGCTTGCGATTTTGCCGCTGCTTCGTCCCTGCCGACGTAGCTTACGCCGTTTAGGATTTTAATAAAGCGTAAATTTAAATTACAAAGTTTTGCCGTGCTTTCAAACTGCACCAAATATTCATTCATATCGTGCCCTAAAAAGCCATCTTTTT belongs to Campylobacter sp. 19-13652 and includes:
- a CDS encoding AraC family transcriptional regulator, with the translated sequence MSEILRSAKSQLEAAFSGNGLIQTPIKWLSVYKFDADTAFSGVYEPSLCVILSGSKSVQMGASQAVSYACGDVLFVATHLPSLVRINAPYLALKITPSPQAIASVLTRVKLDLPASQSQNAVVKTELTDELISAVSRLVGSLKKDAAARDFLAQLVLDEIIFILLNSQASSLLKSVFAMGGVEAKIARASKIISSEYANKIDLARLSRELDMSQSSFNSHFKRITTLTPAEFLKRTRLLNAKELLKSQRLRASDVAFMVGYNSPSHFSREYAKMFGATPMGDA
- a CDS encoding YciI family protein — translated: MYIISIKIKAELLDEQRAAELLAAHRQWFTSHFQAGDFLLLGPYLDEQNAGVIIAKAPSRAALDEIIAGDVYYPELAEYEVREFRAAMAVSGLNE